ACAAATCAAAACTCACGCCATCTACGGCTTTGACCTGGCCGACAACAGTATTGAAAAAACCACGCGTAATAGGAAAATGCTTTCTTAGATCGCGCACCCGCAACAGGGCATTCTGTTCACGCATCGCGCACATCCTCTCCATAAAGCACACACGCAACCCCATGCCCATCTCCAACAGCGAGCAATTCTGGCCTATCGCCCGCATTGCACACCCCATCCTGCGCCACTTCACATCGCGGATGAAAAGGACACCCATGCAATTGCGTATAGGGATCGGGCACAGATCCCCTGATCGTCTGCAACCGCGTCTTTCTCGCCCGGGTCATTCCCGGGATAGATTGCATCAGCGCCTGTGTATAGGGGTGTTTGGGATTTTCAAAAATCTCCTCTGTCGCCGCGTGTTCCACAATGCGCCCCATATACATCACCGCAACCTCATCTGCCATTTCCGCGACCACGCCCAAATCGTGTGTAATCAGCATAATCGACATCTGAAATTCGTCTTGCAAATCGCGCATCAAATCCAGTATCTGCGCCTGAATGGTGACATCTAATGCCGTCGTGGGTTCATCGGCAATCAACAGTGCTGGACGGCACGAAAGCGCCATCGCAATCATCACGCGCTGTCGCATCCCGCCGCTCATCTCGTGCGGATATTGTGCAAACCGCCGCTCCGCATCTGGAATCCCAACCCGATCCAGCATATTTACGGCGAGCGACCATGCTTCTTCACCCCGCAAATCGAGATGTAACCGAATCGCCTCCACAATTTGAAACCCCACCGTATGCACCGGACTCAGCGACGTCATTGGCTCCTGGAAAATCATCGCAATTTCGTGCCCGCGAATCGCGCGAATATCCTCGCCCTCCTCATCCAGATCCGTCAAATAAATCTCGCGATCTGGACGATGCAAAACAATCTCGCCCTCCACAATTCGCCCGGGCGATGACACCAGGCGCAATGCCGAAAAAGCCGTCACGCTCTTCCCGCACCCACTCTCACCCACAATCCCCACCGTCTTTCCCCGGGGAATATCCATCGTCACGCCATCCACAGCGCGAACCGTTCCCTCATCGAGAAAAAAGTGCGTCTTCAAATTATTTATGGTCAACACATGGTCCAAATCACACAGCCCCTTTTGCCCGCGCTATAAACGCCTTCGCACCCTCTTGCAACCACCCGGTGCTATTCACCAGCATCATCTGCACCCCGGCAGCGGCAAATTTTCCCACATTGTCCGACGAGGTCATCGTACCGGCTATACGCCCCGAGGCGATGATCTTCGCAAGCGCGTCGTCAATCGTCTTTTGCACCACTTTATTTTCCAAATCGCCAATATACCCCATCGACGCCCCCAGGTCTGAAGGCGCGACAAAAAATACATCGATCTGATCCACAGTCAGAATTTCATCCAGATTCTCCACCGCGACGATGTCTTCAATCAAAATGGTGAGCAACACTTCGTCATTGGCCTTTGCAAAATAATCCGCAACACCATAGCCCTGCCGGCTCGTGAACATACCGCGCTGCCCAATGGGCGCGAACCGCCCACCAGCCACGACATTTTCCGCTTCTTCGCGCGTGTTCACATGCGGCACCACAATACCCTGCGCGCCCCTGTCCAGCGTGCGATAAATAAGCGTCTGATCATTGCGATTCACGCGCACAATCGACGTCATGCCCCACAGGTCACAGGCGCGCGTGAGATTGCCCAACTCGTCAAAAGCCATAGGGCCGTGCTCACCCTCAATCCATATCCCATCAAAATTTGCGGGACCAAATGTGTCGATATCATCCGCGTGCGTAAATCCACCGGCGATATACGCCTGTTCGCCTCGTCGCAACTTGTGTTTCACCCTGTTCTGTCGAAGTTCCATAAGTCTAATCCCCTAACGTGAATAAGGATCGGCGGCGTCGCGCAGACCGTCGCCGACAAAATTAAATGCGAGCACAGTAATAATTACAAAAATCACAGGCGTCAAAAGCCACGGCTGAAAAGCCACAGCCTGAACATTTTGCGCCTCTTTCAACAGCACGCCCCAACTCGTCACTGGCGGACGCAGCCCAAGACCGAGAAAACTCAGCGAAGTCTCGCCCAAAATCATGCCCGGCACAGCGAGCGTCAAACTCACAATAATATGGCTCATAAACGAAGGCAGCAAATGCCGCGTCATAATCCGCCAGCGACTCGCGCCGGCAAGCAATGCAGCAGTTGCAAAATCCTCTTCGCGCAACGACAAAATTTTCCCGCGCACCTGCCGCGCCAAACCCGTCCACCCAATAAAGGACAACACAACCGTAATGCCCATATAGATCTGCAAGGGCGACCACGATGAAGGCAGCGCCGCGGCCAGAGCCATCCACAGCGGAATAGACGGAAAAGACCTGAGAATCTCAATCCCGCGCTGAATGAGATTATCGATCCACCCCCCGTAGTATCCAGACACCACGCCGATCACCAGACCAAACACAAAACTCAGTGTCACCCCCACCAGCCCTATCGTCAGCGAAATGCGCGAACCGTAAATAATCCTCGAAAGCAAATCCCGCCCGAGATGATCCGTACCCAACAGAAAAAGCGTCCCCCCATCATCAACACCAAAAAGATGGATATCCGTCTCAAACAAGCCCCAAAACCGATAGGGTGCGCCTCGCACAAACAACCGTACGGCATAGCGCTGCGAGCGGTCTTCGATATAGAACTTCCGAAGCGTTTCCGGATGTCGCACGCCCTTGAATCCATACACAAACGGCCAGAAATGCACGCCCTCATCCGACACAAATTGCAAACGCTGAGGCGGAGCAAACGCATAGGCAACCTGCCGATGATTGAGCGTATAAGGTGCCAAAAACTCGCAAAACACAGCCACCACATAAAGCGCGACAATAACCATACCCGCAGCCATCGCCAGGTGGTGCTTGCGAAACTTCCACCACATCAACTGCCACTGAGACGCAGCATAAGCCTCCGTTTCCCCGGTCAGCACATCTTGCTCGACCGCCTCTTCTCGTCTGGGCATAGCCATCTAATGCTCTCCCTCTTCGTAGCGAATGCGCGGATCGAGCCACAACAACAAAATGTCTGAAATAAGCGTACCGACAAGCGTCAACAGGCTCAACATCATCACCATACTGCCCGCCAGATACATATCCTGATTCATAAGCGCGCGCAATAACAGCGGTCCCGTCGTCGGCAAGCCCAACACCACCGACGTAATCGTCGCCCCAGACACAATGCCCGGCAAAACCCATCCCACAGTACTGACGAGCGGATTGAGCGCCACACGCACCGGATACCGCATCAGCAACACCCAGTAGCGCACGCCTTTGGCGCGGGCAGTCATCACGTATTGTTTCCGCAATTCATCCAGCAAATTGCCCCGCATTACCCGTATCAACCCCGCCGTACCCGACGTACCAATCACAATCACAGGGATCCACAAATGCCAGAGCAAATCGAGAAATTTGCCAAAAGACCACGCCGCACTCTGATACTCCGGTGAAAACAATCCCCCTGCACTCACCCCAAACACGGAATACCCGATGTACATAAAAACGAGCGCGAGCAAAAAATTGGGTGTTGCAAGCCCGATAAAGCCCAGAAACGTAAAACAATAATCCGGCAGAGAATACTGCTTCACAGCCGAATAAATCCCAACCGGAATCGCCAGTGCCCACGTCACCAGCAGCGTCACAATCGAAATAATAGACGTCAGTAAAATGCGTTCGCCAATCAGCTCTGTCACGGGCCGATTCCACTCAAACGACATCCCCAAATCGCCCTGTACCATGCCGACCAGCCACCGCCAGTATTGCACCATAAAAGGCTGATCGAGATT
This is a stretch of genomic DNA from Gemmatimonadota bacterium. It encodes these proteins:
- a CDS encoding ABC transporter ATP-binding protein, with translation MDHVLTINNLKTHFFLDEGTVRAVDGVTMDIPRGKTVGIVGESGCGKSVTAFSALRLVSSPGRIVEGEIVLHRPDREIYLTDLDEEGEDIRAIRGHEIAMIFQEPMTSLSPVHTVGFQIVEAIRLHLDLRGEEAWSLAVNMLDRVGIPDAERRFAQYPHEMSGGMRQRVMIAMALSCRPALLIADEPTTALDVTIQAQILDLMRDLQDEFQMSIMLITHDLGVVAEMADEVAVMYMGRIVEHAATEEIFENPKHPYTQALMQSIPGMTRARKTRLQTIRGSVPDPYTQLHGCPFHPRCEVAQDGVCNAGDRPELLAVGDGHGVACVLYGEDVRDA
- a CDS encoding ABC transporter permease, whose amino-acid sequence is MAMPRREEAVEQDVLTGETEAYAASQWQLMWWKFRKHHLAMAAGMVIVALYVVAVFCEFLAPYTLNHRQVAYAFAPPQRLQFVSDEGVHFWPFVYGFKGVRHPETLRKFYIEDRSQRYAVRLFVRGAPYRFWGLFETDIHLFGVDDGGTLFLLGTDHLGRDLLSRIIYGSRISLTIGLVGVTLSFVFGLVIGVVSGYYGGWIDNLIQRGIEILRSFPSIPLWMALAAALPSSWSPLQIYMGITVVLSFIGWTGLARQVRGKILSLREEDFATAALLAGASRWRIMTRHLLPSFMSHIIVSLTLAVPGMILGETSLSFLGLGLRPPVTSWGVLLKEAQNVQAVAFQPWLLTPVIFVIITVLAFNFVGDGLRDAADPYSR
- a CDS encoding aldolase/citrate lyase family protein — translated: MELRQNRVKHKLRRGEQAYIAGGFTHADDIDTFGPANFDGIWIEGEHGPMAFDELGNLTRACDLWGMTSIVRVNRNDQTLIYRTLDRGAQGIVVPHVNTREEAENVVAGGRFAPIGQRGMFTSRQGYGVADYFAKANDEVLLTILIEDIVAVENLDEILTVDQIDVFFVAPSDLGASMGYIGDLENKVVQKTIDDALAKIIASGRIAGTMTSSDNVGKFAAAGVQMMLVNSTGWLQEGAKAFIARAKGAV
- a CDS encoding ABC transporter permease, which translates into the protein MLALIIKRLLWMIPTMVIISFISFSIIQLPPGDYLTSYIAALGETGETVDEAQAAALRARYNLDQPFMVQYWRWLVGMVQGDLGMSFEWNRPVTELIGERILLTSIISIVTLLVTWALAIPVGIYSAVKQYSLPDYCFTFLGFIGLATPNFLLALVFMYIGYSVFGVSAGGLFSPEYQSAAWSFGKFLDLLWHLWIPVIVIGTSGTAGLIRVMRGNLLDELRKQYVMTARAKGVRYWVLLMRYPVRVALNPLVSTVGWVLPGIVSGATITSVVLGLPTTGPLLLRALMNQDMYLAGSMVMMLSLLTLVGTLISDILLLWLDPRIRYEEGEH